Proteins encoded within one genomic window of Vanrija pseudolonga chromosome 3, complete sequence:
- the SPAC30D11.11 gene encoding putative protein, with protein MSTTSPAQASPSSWRRRLSHPDIGDPSSYLPSLSLPSVSGLRSAVLTYLGEVENALRDKLAGEYRGVDSVTSGSPPPSSEDETDEHEHDHAGAPDDYFSFGESSALRAPRHNEFELRRRAYHARSPALSGSSSNEDDANVRMLDYLSSLRADILSYANSAPGFGLGSSLSSQREWIRGLPGRLRTVELGLGEPGSWPDPLSASSRAGSRAVQGARKRVIDLVHTLLPPDDWAGWETLGWEEGGEDADVGADATPQRPRQQRPQPYPHRAHAKTYSLDERALHSDDEDELDEPEYLFPNRTPGPAQAIARRTRAIRARSLGAMDLPPLPSFIQDWMRPVVEEASKVVDDEGDVDAQVVESSLESQDEDEKDELASVLSFHDEGPTVAEALVRSHDGKKLITFDDLPFWWRNNQYIHTGYRFIPLGKSGPIPLLKSAFQIHNETINIHSHSVPTVLILSIAIPLIVWRSPLPDAKWLDTAMLVTYLLAATSCMSSSAGWHMLSGCASKRWFEWGACVDYIGISWLIAMSFNTVVYNAYYCYPKTVVLYTLINIGFGALGSYLPFQKWFNQRKNKPWRITFFVTLAVSMFTPLAQLFYYEGFERAAAFTSPFGVSVLAYVLGLFAYAFHWPECIWPGKFDLWGASHQIWHFGIVIAIGLHYRAIFHAYNLRWDYSCAAPDAQMPVTAAVSQLIWGPVA; from the exons ATGTCGACCACGTCCCCAGCGCaggcgtcgccctcgtcgtggcgccgtcgcctctcGCACCCCGACATTGGCGACCCATCATCCTACCTTCCATCACTATCACTGCCCTCCGTCTCGGGACTGCGCAGCGCCGTCCTCACCTACCTTGGCGAAGTGGAGAACGCCCTGCGTGACAAGCTGGCTGGCGAGTACCGCGGTGTCGACTCTGTTACCTCGGGATCACCACCCCCATCGTCAGAAGATGAAAcagacgagcacgagcacgaccaTGCCGGTGCTCCGGACGACTACTTTTCCTTCGGCGAAAGCTCGGCACTACGGGCCCCAAGGCACAACGAGTTTGAgctccgtcgccgagcgTACCACGCACGTTCGCCAGCGCtgagcggcagcagcagcaatgaGGACGACGCCAACGTCCGCATGCTCGACTACCTGTCcagcctgcgcgccgacatTCTGTCGTACGCCAACTCGGCTCCGGGCTTTGGCCTTGgctcgtcgctctcctcgcaGCGCGAATGGATCCGGGGTCTGCCCGGCCGCTTGAGGAccgtcgagctgggcctcggcgagccagGCTCGTGGCCTGATCCGCTGAGTGCGTCGAGCCGCGCCGGATCTCGCGCTGTTCAGggcgcgcgcaagcgcgTCATCGACCTCGTGCACACGCTCCTGCCTCCAGACGACTGGGCAGGGTGGGAGACTCTGGGATGGgaagaaggcggcgaggacgccgatgTCGGAGCAGACGCGACGCCCCAGCGGCCCAGACAACAACGCCCGCAGCCGTACCCGCAccgcgcgcacgccaagacgtactcgctcgacgagcgcgcgctccactcggacgacgaggacgaacTCGACGAGCCAGAATACTTATTCCCGAACAGGACGCCGGGCCCCGCGCAGGCCATtgcgcgccgcacgcgcgccatCCGCGCACGCAGCCTTGGCGCCATGGACCTGCCTCCTCTACCCTCGTTTATCCAGGACTGGATGAGGCCAGTGGTGGAGGAAGCGTCCAaggttgtcgacgacgagggcgacgtcgacgcacaggtcgtcgagtcgagcttGGAGTcgcaggacgaggacgagaaggacgagcTGGCCAGTGTTCTCTCGTTCCACGACGAGGGCCCCAcagtcgccgaggcgctcgtgcgGAGTCATGATGGCAAGAAGCTTATCACGTTTGATGATTTGCCCTTCTGGTGGAGGAATAACCAGTACATCCACACTGGATA CCGGTTCATCCCTTTGGGCAAGTCCGGACCAATTCCGCTGCTCAAGTCGGCGTTCCAGATCCACAACGAGACTATCAACATCCACTCGCACTCGGTCCCGACCGTGCTCATCCTGTCGATTGCTATCCCACTCATCGTCTGGCGGTCGCCGCTCCCTGACGCAAAGTGGCTCGATACGGCCATGCTCGTCACGTATCTGCTCGCGGCTACCTCgtgcatgtcgtcgtcggccggctgGCACATGCTCAGCGGGTGCGCTTCCAAGCGCTGGTTCGAGTGGGGCGCCTGTGTCGACTACATTGGCATTTCGTGGCTCATTGCCATGAGCTTCAACACGGTCGTGTACAACGCCTACTACTGCTACCCCAAGACGGTCGTCTTGTACACCCTCATCAACATTGGGTTCGGTGCGCTCGGCTCGTACCTCCCGTTCCAGAAGTGGTTCAACCAGCGCAAGAACAAGCCGTGGCGCATCACCTTCTTCGTCACGCTCGCCGTGTCAATGTTTACGCCATTGGCCCAGCTCTTCTACTACGAGGGCTTTGAGCGTGCGGCCGCCTTCACCTCGCCCTTTGGCGTCTCGGTCCTGGCTtacgtcctcggcctgttCGCGTACGCGTTCCACTGGCCAGAGTGCATCTGGCCGGGCAAGTTTGACCTGTGGGGCGCGAGCCACCAGATCTGGCACTTCGGCATCGTCATCGCCATTGGGCTGCACTACCGCGCCATCTTCCACGCGTACAACTTGCGATGGGACTACTCGTGCGCTGCGCCAGACGCGCAGATgcccgtcaccgccgccgtgtcgcaGTTAATCTGGGGCCCGGTGGCATAG
- the rhlG_0 gene encoding Rhamnolipids biosynthesis 3-oxoacyl-[acyl-carrier-protein] reductase, whose protein sequence is MPKDAAPEVMPNLGLEALFSLKGKVALVTGGATGIGKMIAAAYVQNGAKVYIASRKLADLERVAAQLTAAGDKAGTGGKAIAIQADVGNKAGCDALASAIKARESNLDILVNNSGLSWGAPLVDFPEANGWDKTFALNVKSQFYLTVALLPILEKNKTNINPAVVINVASIAALSPSAEGALSANGEGTYSYQPSKAASLHLTKVLAASFTKRHVNVNAILPGVFPSRMTSFGIENAGDELLRNQPTGRVGTPEDIGGLAVFLSSRAGAHCTGTAVVVDGGQLLGATAKL, encoded by the coding sequence ATGCCCAAGGACGCCGCCCCGGAAGTTATGcccaacctcggcctcgaggccctcTTCAgcctcaagggcaaggtggCCCTCGTCACCGGCGGCGCTACCGGCATCGGCAAGATGATCGCCGCGGCTTACGTCCAGAACGGCGCCAAGGTGTACATTGCCTCGCGaaagctcgccgacctcgagcgtgtcgcTGCCCAGCTCACTGCCGCGGGCGACAAGGCCGGCACTGGCGGCAAGGCCATCGCCATCCaggccgacgtcggcaaCAAGGCCGGCTgtgacgcgctcgccagcGCCATCAAGGCCCGCGAGTCCaacctcgacatcctcgtcaacaacTCGGGTCTCTCGTGGGGCGCTcccctcgtcgacttccCCGAGGCCAACGGATGGGACAAGACGTTTGCCCTCAATGTCAAGTCGCAGTTCTACCTCACcgtcgctctcctccccATCCTCGAGAAGAACAAGACCAACATCAACCCCGCTGTTGTCATCAACGTCGCCTCGATCGCCGCCCTGTCACCCTCGGCTGAGGGTGCGCTCTCTGCCAACGGCGAGGGCACCTACTCGTACCAGCCTTCCAAGGCTGCCTCGCTCCACCTCACCAAGGTGCTCGCCGCGAGCTTCACCAAGCGCCACGTCAACGTCAACGCTATCCTCCCCGGTGTCTTCCCCTCGCGCATGACCAGCTTCGGTATCGAGAACGCTGGTGACGAGCTCCTCAGGAACCAGCCTACCGGCCGTGTCGGTACCCCCGAGGACAttggcggcctcgccgtcttcctctCTAGCCGTGCCGGTGCCCACTGCACTGGCACCGCCGTTGTTGTCGACGGTggccagctcctcggcgccactgCCAAGCTCTAA